From the Desulfosarcina sp. BuS5 genome, one window contains:
- a CDS encoding tetratricopeptide repeat protein — protein sequence MIIKKFKYKKPILMFLTGMLLFIIGCLGSNQYIKQGQETAAAGDWDKSVEIFQEACKANPDDIEARMMLTKSRWKASMIHIIRGKALLEKKFVDDAILEFKKSVDLNPDNRKADFLIKKANNIKKSDQFFIEGQNLIKDRKYLQARKAFQKAVRLNPENKEAVTALGYYRKLVEDAPKFRLKYKSDTPVSLKFKQTPIINVFEVLTKIAGINFIFDKDMKESKVTLFMNDVSFDRFLEVLLKTNDLAARAVDEKTLIIYPDTPAKAKEYQDLKVRTFYLANLKAQKAIGLFSKILKARDITANEKLNSLVIRGSKEVIEIASKIIEANDRLPAEVVMNVEILEVSKTKEQQFGLEYSESFTIGIGEKTDGISSDTGLVGWISMADLERLSNKELIMTTPQATLNLLKQDTDTKILANPQLRVKNAEKASILIGERIPLRVNRRVDSSTGDVTSDYQYHDVGVKMEVEPVINMDGEISMSLLLDVSSLGPNVGTVDDPQYSINTRTAQSVLTVKDGDSVIFGGLIKDIERETIRKVPFIGDIPVIGHLFSNLDSDNIETDIIMVIKPVIIRNQTVPQHDIVEMWSGKEKSFSLREPHESYAAQNDNYLDRPEEQHLEKLLSDINKVVNHDKAEVIIEN from the coding sequence ATGATTATAAAAAAATTCAAGTATAAAAAACCGATATTGATGTTTTTAACAGGTATGCTTTTATTTATAATTGGTTGTTTAGGCAGCAATCAATATATAAAACAGGGGCAGGAAACTGCGGCTGCGGGAGACTGGGACAAAAGCGTGGAGATATTCCAGGAGGCCTGCAAGGCAAACCCGGATGATATTGAGGCCAGGATGATGCTGACTAAATCAAGGTGGAAGGCATCTATGATACATATAATACGAGGAAAAGCATTGCTGGAAAAAAAATTTGTTGATGATGCCATCCTTGAATTCAAAAAAAGCGTTGACTTAAATCCTGATAACCGGAAAGCTGATTTTCTCATTAAAAAGGCTAATAATATAAAAAAATCTGATCAATTTTTTATAGAGGGACAAAACCTGATTAAAGACAGGAAGTACCTGCAGGCAAGAAAAGCCTTTCAAAAAGCCGTTCGACTCAATCCTGAAAATAAAGAGGCTGTAACAGCCCTGGGCTATTATAGGAAACTGGTTGAAGATGCGCCAAAATTCAGATTAAAATATAAATCCGACACCCCTGTTTCTCTTAAGTTTAAACAAACACCGATAATCAATGTATTTGAAGTTTTAACAAAAATAGCCGGAATAAATTTTATTTTTGATAAGGATATGAAGGAAAGTAAGGTTACTCTTTTTATGAATGATGTTTCCTTTGACCGCTTTCTGGAAGTACTGCTGAAAACAAACGATCTTGCTGCAAGAGCAGTTGATGAAAAAACTTTGATTATATATCCGGACACACCTGCCAAGGCCAAAGAATATCAAGATCTTAAGGTTCGAACCTTTTACCTCGCAAACTTAAAAGCCCAAAAGGCTATCGGACTTTTCTCCAAAATCCTGAAAGCCAGGGATATCACGGCAAATGAAAAGTTGAATTCTTTAGTGATACGAGGTTCAAAGGAAGTAATAGAAATTGCATCGAAAATCATCGAAGCCAATGACAGGCTTCCGGCAGAGGTGGTCATGAATGTTGAAATTCTTGAAGTCAGCAAAACCAAGGAGCAACAATTCGGCCTTGAATATTCGGAATCATTCACCATAGGCATAGGAGAAAAAACCGATGGAATTAGCAGCGATACAGGTCTGGTCGGATGGATATCAATGGCTGACCTTGAGAGGCTATCCAATAAAGAGCTGATCATGACAACACCCCAGGCAACATTGAATCTTTTGAAACAGGATACTGATACAAAAATACTTGCAAATCCCCAGCTGCGCGTAAAAAATGCAGAAAAAGCATCAATTCTCATAGGTGAAAGGATTCCCCTGCGAGTCAACCGGCGGGTAGATTCATCAACAGGCGATGTGACTTCCGACTATCAGTATCATGATGTCGGCGTTAAAATGGAAGTCGAGCCAGTTATAAATATGGACGGTGAAATTTCCATGAGCCTCCTGCTCGATGTCAGCTCTCTTGGGCCTAATGTCGGGACTGTAGATGATCCCCAGTATTCAATCAACACCAGGACAGCCCAAAGTGTTCTGACCGTTAAAGACGGAGATAGTGTCATATTTGGCGGCCTGATTAAAGACATAGAACGTGAAACCATACGAAAAGTTCCGTTTATAGGTGATATTCCTGTAATAGGGCATCTCTTTTCCAACCTGGATTCTGATAACATAGAAACAGATATCATTATGGTGATTAAACCGGTAATTATAAGAAACCAGACAGTTCCGCAACATGATATTGTAGAGATGTGGTCCGGAAAAGAAAAAAGTTTTTCATTAAGAGAACCACATGAAAGCTATGCTGCTCAAAATGACAATTATCTGGATAGACCGGAGGAACAGCACCTTGAAAAATTGCTGAGTGATATTAACAAAGTGGTTAATCATGATAAGGCAGAAGTTATAATCGAAAATTAA
- a CDS encoding type II secretion system protein, translating to MDAGRIKAETGIYGIYGITLIELIVTMAILSILAAGIIPLTRATYKRTRELDLKQNLRIIRTALDEYKRFVDEGEIPKEALSSGYPKTLEELVDGVELQGQVKFKKKFLRRIPKDPFSEDGSWGLRSYFDEPDSETWGGQDVYDIYSLSDKQAIDETWYRDW from the coding sequence ATGGATGCTGGCAGAATAAAAGCTGAAACAGGTATTTACGGTATATACGGGATCACCCTGATAGAGCTTATTGTTACGATGGCTATTCTTTCTATTTTGGCAGCCGGGATAATCCCGCTTACCCGGGCAACATATAAAAGAACAAGAGAGCTGGACTTGAAGCAGAATCTAAGGATAATCAGAACCGCCCTTGATGAATATAAACGCTTCGTTGATGAAGGCGAAATCCCCAAAGAGGCTCTTTCAAGCGGTTATCCCAAAACCCTTGAGGAACTGGTAGATGGGGTTGAACTGCAAGGACAGGTAAAGTTTAAAAAAAAATTTTTAAGAAGAATTCCAAAAGATCCATTTTCAGAAGACGGGAGCTGGGGCCTGAGATCATATTTCGATGAACCGGATAGTGAAACCTGGGGAGGACAGGACGTTTATGATATATATTCATTAAGTGATAAACAGGCCATTGACGAAACATGGTACAGGGATTGGTGA
- a CDS encoding type II secretion system protein has product MPTMMNRKGYTLIELVIVMAIIAILATIAQPNYERSRIKAKETSLQRSLFIFRDVIDQFYADHGLYPENLNELCDKKYIRAVPKDPFTGSADTWIIIPPEDAEEEGGGIYDVHSGSDKVSLSGVPYNEW; this is encoded by the coding sequence ATGCCAACCATGATGAACCGGAAAGGATATACCCTGATAGAACTCGTGATCGTAATGGCTATCATTGCTATTCTTGCGACTATTGCGCAGCCGAATTATGAAAGATCACGAATAAAGGCAAAAGAAACTTCTCTTCAGCGTTCACTCTTTATCTTTCGCGATGTAATCGATCAGTTTTATGCAGATCACGGTTTATATCCCGAAAATCTTAATGAGCTTTGCGACAAAAAATATATAAGAGCCGTGCCAAAAGACCCTTTTACCGGTTCAGCCGATACCTGGATTATCATACCTCCTGAAGACGCAGAAGAAGAGGGCGGGGGAATTTATGACGTACACAGCGGCAGTGATAAAGTGAGCTTGAGTGGTGTGCCGTATAATGAATGGTGA
- a CDS encoding type II secretion system protein: protein MNGESLNVKSAGFTYISVLILVVIAGIALTGASRYWSIAVKRDKEAELLFRGDQIEKAIESYYNSAKGGQQKYPRTLKDLLKDNRHHIIKKHLRKIYQDPMTKDGEWEKILDSGGGIKGVYSKSTDKPLKTGGFTKEYKDFEDSEKYSDWKFTHLLKTVKGKK from the coding sequence ATGAATGGTGAAAGTTTAAATGTGAAAAGTGCCGGTTTTACATATATCAGTGTATTAATTCTGGTAGTTATTGCAGGAATAGCATTAACCGGCGCAAGCAGGTACTGGAGCATCGCTGTAAAGAGAGACAAAGAGGCCGAACTTCTTTTTCGGGGTGATCAAATAGAAAAAGCTATTGAATCATACTATAACAGCGCTAAGGGCGGGCAGCAAAAATATCCCCGCACCTTAAAAGATCTCCTGAAGGATAACCGGCACCATATAATAAAAAAGCACTTGAGAAAAATTTATCAAGACCCCATGACAAAAGATGGGGAATGGGAAAAAATTTTGGATTCAGGTGGTGGTATTAAGGGAGTGTACAGCAAGAGTACCGACAAACCTTTAAAAACAGGCGGTTTTACAAAAGAATATAAAGATTTTGAGGATTCCGAAAAATATAGCGACTGGAAGTTTACACATCTGCTCAAAACGGTGAAAGGAAAAAAATGA